One genomic region from Dehalobacter restrictus DSM 9455 encodes:
- a CDS encoding sensor histidine kinase, with protein sequence MWGRFINRQIYYIASIVFIVLGLVYFSACLQQPYIGLNLENVNGQWLITFCDTHGEGYRSGIELGDQILKINGGDPGEYDIVQKWNLMEGTSSIEFCKQGELSALEIIIPKHFDLLTVMSESPTFLLGFIFWLLGFLTWIKRPFLRQARTLFWLLWLFGLVILLTYASGRCLFFAKELEYIAFSAAPVLLIAFFSIFPVLNKNWINTYSCKIAVILSAIILILTVLQSLGLVHLASFIRKLALSNMLIGILISVWNLVQVMRLHKDRPEKNEAGIVLTGMVIGFSPSVVLIALPTIFNMHKLGYTEISTIFVSAVPVSLYYAIVNKYLPDSRRLYKIIITNFLTIIFISLIALYVLYFCKIINTINIEFYLSAFFLSLLFFVCLYFIRLIISKLLERLSFFQTNIGLKQRVAELNKSMTSLISEDHVFEEAVKTLGIDGVFIIVENEQTGCLRKAVGRFRKNRQEQSELEAYFSRNQKQDLEARFLSDDCPAEIFVPFVSQNSTCGIFFGHRYSHIKFEKSELPFLTLLAGQLAYEVLMLLIIDNLTKDINALTLTSWSSQKRNRELQCITNSLIRMIERGKGSLSKEILDGPVQSVLDISRLLKILEKENLGDDTTQQVVSWIRNQINDLNYDLNQTVHNLRPPVLSDLGLIPAIQSLFQDIMLKEPNFIILETEGIELNDHFSEDVEIAAYRFIQKAIINSLRYSGSKKQTVRVELSGDKLELTVKDNGQGFDPDQLEKGSLGGAHFGLAIMKERIESLGGQMLISSGFQRGTTLKATIPVY encoded by the coding sequence TTGTGGGGTAGATTCATTAACCGGCAAATTTATTATATTGCGAGTATCGTCTTTATTGTGTTGGGGCTGGTTTATTTTTCTGCTTGCCTACAGCAACCTTACATTGGGCTAAATTTAGAGAACGTCAATGGTCAATGGCTGATAACATTTTGCGATACCCACGGAGAAGGCTATCGCTCCGGTATTGAGCTGGGGGACCAGATCCTGAAAATTAACGGGGGGGACCCAGGGGAATACGATATAGTTCAAAAATGGAATCTAATGGAAGGCACTTCCTCGATTGAATTTTGTAAGCAGGGTGAACTTTCAGCTCTGGAGATTATAATACCCAAACACTTTGATTTACTCACAGTTATGAGCGAAAGCCCTACGTTTCTTTTAGGGTTCATTTTTTGGCTTTTAGGTTTTTTGACCTGGATTAAACGCCCTTTTCTGCGACAGGCCCGTACTTTATTCTGGCTGCTATGGTTGTTTGGCTTGGTGATTCTTCTTACCTACGCTTCCGGCCGTTGTCTGTTTTTCGCTAAAGAATTGGAGTATATAGCGTTTTCGGCAGCACCTGTATTGTTGATTGCTTTTTTTTCCATTTTTCCTGTTCTCAATAAAAATTGGATCAATACATACAGCTGTAAAATCGCTGTTATTCTATCTGCGATTATTCTTATCCTGACTGTCCTACAGTCTTTGGGGTTAGTCCATCTTGCGAGTTTTATCAGAAAACTGGCATTGTCCAATATGCTTATCGGAATTCTTATTTCGGTATGGAACCTAGTCCAAGTCATGAGGCTACACAAAGACCGGCCGGAAAAAAATGAAGCAGGGATTGTCCTAACCGGAATGGTGATTGGTTTTTCACCGAGCGTAGTATTAATAGCCCTTCCAACAATTTTTAATATGCACAAGCTGGGTTACACTGAGATTAGTACCATCTTTGTTTCTGCCGTGCCAGTCTCTTTATATTATGCGATTGTTAACAAGTATTTGCCGGACAGCCGAAGGTTGTATAAAATAATAATTACCAATTTCCTTACAATAATTTTTATTAGTTTAATTGCCTTGTACGTTCTTTACTTTTGTAAAATTATCAATACTATTAATATCGAATTTTATTTATCTGCGTTTTTCCTATCCCTGCTGTTTTTTGTTTGTCTTTATTTTATTCGGCTAATTATCAGCAAATTATTGGAAAGGCTTAGCTTTTTCCAAACAAATATCGGCTTGAAACAAAGGGTTGCGGAGTTAAACAAAAGCATGACCTCCCTTATCTCTGAAGACCATGTTTTTGAAGAAGCTGTCAAAACGTTAGGAATTGACGGGGTGTTCATCATTGTTGAAAATGAACAGACCGGCTGTTTGAGAAAAGCGGTCGGCCGGTTTAGAAAAAACCGTCAAGAACAGTCCGAATTAGAAGCGTATTTTAGTCGAAACCAAAAACAAGATTTGGAAGCAAGATTTCTTTCGGATGATTGTCCCGCTGAGATTTTTGTGCCGTTTGTTTCCCAAAATTCCACTTGCGGCATTTTCTTTGGGCACCGCTATTCCCATATTAAATTTGAAAAGTCTGAATTACCTTTTCTTACTTTGCTTGCCGGTCAGCTGGCCTACGAAGTGCTGATGCTGCTGATTATCGACAACTTGACCAAGGATATTAATGCCTTGACGCTAACATCCTGGAGCTCGCAAAAAAGAAACCGGGAACTTCAGTGTATTACCAATTCCTTAATCCGAATGATTGAACGAGGCAAAGGAAGTTTGTCCAAAGAAATATTGGATGGCCCGGTACAGAGTGTTCTGGATATCAGCCGCCTGCTGAAAATATTGGAAAAAGAAAATCTCGGTGATGATACGACCCAACAGGTGGTTTCCTGGATCAGAAATCAAATCAATGATCTGAACTATGATCTGAATCAAACGGTTCACAATTTGCGTCCGCCAGTTTTATCGGATTTGGGTTTAATTCCTGCCATACAATCGCTGTTTCAGGATATTATGCTGAAGGAACCAAATTTCATCATACTGGAAACAGAAGGTATTGAGTTAAATGATCATTTTTCAGAAGACGTCGAAATAGCCGCTTACCGCTTTATACAAAAAGCAATAATCAATTCACTGCGTTATTCCGGTTCAAAGAAGCAGACAGTCCGTGTTGAACTAAGTGGAGATAAATTAGAATTAACGGTGAAGGATAATGGACAAGGTTTCGATCCTGATCAACTTGAAAAAGGATCGTTAGGCGGGGCACATTTCGGTTTAGCAATCATGAAAGAACGTATTGAGAGCCTAGGGGGACAAATGCTGATCAGTTCCGGCTTTCAGAGAGGTACAACGCTTAAAGCTACGATTCCGGTATATTAA
- a CDS encoding polyprenyl synthetase family protein produces MILQPDQVIDAEIVRILRSSGLCLEMGRIIQASLNADSPTGELFRWAHLTSMCCECIGGDTETALPGAISMELFALAADIFDDIQDKDHDDLPWRQIPEANAINLANCLLMLSFEAIAAIPDDRIYREVCTALQRMGTTASNGQFLEFLYTDSQRVSLEQYFDMVRQKSGSITACACKIGAILGNATETLAESMAKFGLNFGIMNQIRNDLNDFLDFEKKKDFVSNKKTLPYVYLCHTLKGETAGQFKRLTQCYTGESQAFRDKEKHLLKQIATEEGVAQYCSVMFEIYRQKAREILETIPVPEKQKEKMINLVG; encoded by the coding sequence ATGATCCTTCAGCCCGATCAAGTTATTGATGCCGAAATTGTAAGAATCTTAAGGTCATCCGGACTGTGTTTGGAAATGGGCCGAATAATCCAAGCTTCGCTAAATGCCGACAGCCCAACGGGTGAGTTGTTTAGGTGGGCTCATTTGACCAGTATGTGCTGTGAGTGTATAGGCGGGGATACGGAGACTGCGCTGCCAGGGGCCATAAGTATGGAGTTATTTGCCCTGGCAGCGGATATTTTTGATGATATACAGGACAAGGATCATGATGATTTGCCCTGGCGTCAGATCCCTGAGGCCAATGCCATTAACTTGGCCAATTGTCTTTTAATGCTGAGTTTTGAGGCTATAGCCGCAATACCGGATGATAGGATTTACAGGGAAGTCTGCACAGCGCTGCAGCGTATGGGAACCACGGCCAGTAACGGGCAGTTCCTGGAGTTTCTCTATACTGACAGCCAGCGGGTATCGCTGGAACAATACTTTGATATGGTAAGGCAAAAGTCCGGCAGTATAACTGCTTGTGCTTGTAAAATTGGGGCCATCCTTGGAAATGCCACGGAAACGCTTGCAGAGTCCATGGCCAAGTTTGGTCTCAACTTCGGGATTATGAACCAAATCCGTAACGATCTCAATGATTTTCTGGATTTTGAAAAAAAGAAAGATTTTGTTAGCAATAAGAAAACCCTGCCGTATGTGTATTTATGTCATACACTCAAGGGTGAAACAGCCGGACAGTTTAAGCGTTTAACACAATGTTACACCGGAGAATCACAAGCGTTTAGAGATAAAGAAAAACATCTGTTAAAGCAGATAGCTACCGAAGAAGGGGTTGCCCAGTACTGCTCCGTAATGTTTGAAATTTACCGTCAAAAAGCTCGGGAAATTCTAGAGACCATTCCTGTTCCGGAAAAACAGAAGGAGAAGATGATCAATCTTGTGGGGTAG
- a CDS encoding alpha/beta hydrolase: MDNKKTKCLIIHGFGGGVHEVKPLAEYLTALGYDVVCPILKGHSTTRHEMKKSTYMDWIDSAERELLRLKEIGEEILLIGFSMGGLIAFNLACKHDIKGIVTINTPIFYWNIYQVFRNIADDMKNKKPNHIKRYLQAKKISPFLSMIQFLLLLHQTKPKLKEINCPILIIQAEDDDTVRRKSVDYINKHVSSDKKKIRYFPKGGHLILLSPTAEQVMLCIEDFLQM, translated from the coding sequence ATGGATAATAAGAAAACGAAATGCCTAATCATTCATGGGTTTGGTGGCGGGGTACACGAAGTGAAGCCTTTGGCCGAATATTTGACTGCTCTTGGTTATGATGTTGTTTGTCCTATATTAAAAGGCCATTCAACAACCAGACATGAAATGAAAAAATCAACTTACATGGACTGGATAGATTCTGCTGAACGTGAACTTTTAAGATTGAAAGAAATTGGGGAAGAAATTCTGCTGATAGGGTTCTCCATGGGAGGGCTGATTGCATTTAATCTTGCTTGTAAACATGATATTAAGGGTATTGTGACAATCAATACCCCCATCTTTTATTGGAATATATACCAAGTGTTTCGTAATATTGCGGATGATATGAAGAACAAGAAGCCTAACCATATCAAGAGATATTTACAAGCAAAAAAGATCTCACCGTTTTTGTCTATGATCCAATTTTTGTTATTACTACACCAAACAAAGCCAAAATTAAAGGAAATAAATTGTCCAATCCTAATTATTCAGGCTGAAGATGATGATACTGTAAGAAGAAAGAGTGTGGATTATATCAATAAACATGTGTCGTCGGACAAGAAAAAGATTAGGTATTTCCCAAAAGGCGGTCATTTGATCCTTCTAAGTCCGACGGCTGAACAGGTGATGCTATGTATTGAAGATTTTTTGCAAATGTGA
- a CDS encoding IS4 family transposase codes for MTSIIPDLTSNENAVSSRIDQYFIQNSFSKLLKRCNFYKESGIPCVTILKELFTLVFTGKNLFRTLEMKPEELSFRKNTAYRFLNSGHYNWSKLLLLLASKVIDFVNGLTSDDRKSVLIVDDSLYSRSRSKKVELMTRVFDHTTHKFVKGFRMLTLGWSDGNTFLPIGFSLLSSQKPEKILNPAKPLDKRTIAYKRRTEAMGSTTDALINLLHCAAHIPAKYVLFDSWFAHPKTILRVKQEKRDVICMLKITEKIHYHYNGKWQPLQELRKLAGDIADAKTGIIGSITVQIRETKNIQDLTDVKIVFVQDRRSKNWLALLSTDLELSEEEIVRIYGKRWDIEVFFKVCKSYLALAKEYQGRNYDAQVAATSIVFLRYIMLAVESRNTQDDRTIGELFYYYSDEMEDLKLSQALVLLIDTLRRVLSNFPVISQELANMIMDTFLSTIPRSFKERLLFAT; via the coding sequence ATGACCAGTATTATACCAGATTTGACGAGTAACGAAAATGCTGTTTCCTCACGAATCGATCAATATTTTATCCAGAATTCATTTTCCAAGCTCCTTAAACGTTGCAATTTTTATAAAGAATCAGGAATTCCGTGTGTGACTATTTTAAAAGAACTTTTCACCCTTGTTTTTACCGGAAAGAATCTCTTTAGAACACTTGAAATGAAACCCGAAGAATTATCTTTCCGTAAAAATACAGCCTATCGCTTCTTAAACTCCGGTCATTATAATTGGTCAAAACTCCTGTTGTTACTAGCATCTAAGGTCATTGATTTTGTTAATGGTTTGACCAGTGATGATCGGAAATCGGTACTCATTGTTGATGATTCTCTTTACAGCAGAAGTCGAAGTAAGAAAGTTGAACTGATGACTCGGGTCTTTGACCACACAACCCATAAATTTGTGAAAGGCTTTCGAATGCTGACTTTGGGCTGGTCCGATGGAAACACATTTCTGCCTATTGGTTTTTCACTCTTAAGTTCCCAGAAACCGGAGAAGATCTTGAATCCGGCCAAGCCTTTGGATAAGCGAACGATTGCTTACAAAAGAAGAACCGAGGCGATGGGGAGTACAACCGATGCTTTGATTAATCTTCTCCACTGTGCTGCTCATATTCCAGCTAAGTACGTTCTTTTTGACAGCTGGTTTGCCCATCCTAAGACGATCTTAAGGGTCAAACAAGAAAAGCGCGATGTTATTTGCATGTTGAAGATTACAGAGAAAATTCATTACCACTATAACGGAAAATGGCAGCCCCTTCAGGAACTTCGTAAATTGGCAGGTGATATTGCTGATGCTAAAACAGGGATCATCGGTTCAATAACAGTTCAAATACGTGAGACCAAAAATATTCAAGACTTAACCGATGTGAAAATTGTTTTTGTTCAGGACAGACGATCGAAAAACTGGCTGGCCCTCCTGAGTACGGACTTGGAGCTATCTGAAGAAGAAATTGTCCGTATTTACGGCAAACGCTGGGACATAGAAGTTTTCTTCAAAGTATGCAAGTCGTATTTGGCTCTGGCTAAAGAATACCAAGGACGAAACTATGATGCTCAGGTAGCCGCAACATCCATCGTATTTCTAAGATACATTATGTTAGCAGTTGAAAGCAGAAATACTCAGGATGATAGGACAATTGGAGAACTATTTTACTATTACAGTGATGAAATGGAAGATCTCAAACTTTCTCAAGCATTAGTATTGTTAATCGACACTCTCAGGCGTGTTCTAAGCAATTTTCCTGTCATAAGCCAGGAATTAGCCAATATGATTATGGATACTTTTCTTAGCACTATTCCACGGTCTTTCAAAGAACGATTGTTGTTTGCAACCTGA
- a CDS encoding diguanylate cyclase: MTADSIVAASISITLVLLISYGFLYFSEKKHYFLAWSLSVLMLMITYLSRTALLETDSPSVVLQIINYASSIAGYWLIFKGTLLFFSRSYPVFWDIGTGFLIVAFICIAVQGISATALLLLSVVWIIALLSKAAMTCLKAKTPQGPIRIILGYTYIFWALSILLYPLCKLINVISPSVGYLVAGVVGLLAYLNMQALYFQSIREELESKEANIRKLVIYDKLTGAYSRTYFENVLEDFLDKTLMPATLAMGDFNGLKLINDTFGHEKGDELLADGIRIMQETIGTENVIIRWGGDEFIIIMPGVPLDQAGVFLNNIKNNLKISRPQTVPIDISFGLTVYENREQPLAKMISQAEEKMYSNKLNESKKSRLAIIEFLEKLLWEKDYQTEAHVMRLKSLVSKFGSQIGLSPREIVELVQVAMLHDIGKIGVPGEILKKQGDLTPEEWSIMKKHSEIGYRITQSSRELAHVSEAVLGHHEWWNGKGYPQGLKEDEIPLFSRIVSIVDSYDVITHERPYKRAMDPYSALVEINKCAGKQFDPYLVTVFNKIMQEDLVVNDR, translated from the coding sequence ATGACAGCGGATTCCATCGTTGCAGCCAGTATTTCAATTACCCTGGTCTTGTTGATATCTTACGGATTTTTATATTTTTCCGAGAAGAAACATTATTTCTTAGCATGGAGTCTTTCTGTCTTGATGCTCATGATAACCTATCTTTCCAGAACTGCATTGCTGGAAACCGACAGCCCGTCCGTGGTGCTTCAGATTATCAACTATGCCTCTTCGATCGCAGGGTACTGGCTGATATTCAAGGGTACGCTGTTGTTTTTTAGCAGAAGCTACCCGGTGTTTTGGGATATCGGCACGGGCTTTCTGATCGTTGCTTTTATATGTATTGCTGTTCAGGGAATCTCGGCAACCGCTCTTTTACTTCTATCTGTTGTCTGGATCATTGCATTATTATCCAAAGCTGCTATGACATGCTTAAAAGCAAAAACACCACAAGGCCCGATCCGAATAATACTTGGCTATACCTATATTTTTTGGGCCTTGTCGATTTTACTTTATCCGTTGTGCAAATTAATTAACGTTATTTCACCGTCTGTAGGTTATTTAGTTGCCGGTGTTGTTGGTCTGCTTGCTTATCTTAATATGCAGGCCCTGTATTTTCAAAGCATCCGGGAGGAGCTCGAAAGCAAAGAAGCAAATATCAGAAAACTTGTCATTTATGATAAATTAACGGGGGCCTACAGCCGTACCTATTTTGAAAATGTGCTGGAAGATTTCCTTGATAAAACCCTCATGCCTGCAACATTGGCCATGGGGGATTTTAATGGTCTGAAACTGATCAACGACACCTTTGGTCATGAAAAAGGGGATGAATTGCTTGCTGACGGGATCAGAATCATGCAAGAGACGATCGGCACTGAGAATGTGATTATCCGATGGGGCGGGGACGAATTTATCATTATCATGCCTGGTGTGCCGCTTGATCAGGCCGGCGTGTTTTTAAACAATATTAAAAATAATTTAAAAATCTCCCGCCCGCAAACGGTACCAATAGATATCTCGTTTGGCCTGACGGTTTATGAGAACAGGGAACAACCCCTGGCAAAAATGATCAGCCAGGCTGAGGAAAAAATGTATAGCAACAAATTAAATGAAAGCAAGAAATCCCGCCTTGCCATCATCGAGTTCCTGGAAAAACTGCTCTGGGAAAAAGATTATCAGACGGAAGCCCATGTCATGAGGCTGAAAAGTCTGGTCAGTAAATTCGGCAGTCAGATCGGCCTGTCCCCAAGAGAGATCGTCGAATTGGTCCAAGTTGCAATGCTGCATGATATCGGCAAGATCGGTGTTCCGGGGGAAATCTTAAAAAAACAAGGTGACTTGACCCCGGAAGAATGGAGCATTATGAAAAAACATTCCGAAATCGGCTATCGGATCACGCAGTCGTCCAGGGAATTAGCGCATGTCTCAGAAGCCGTTCTCGGTCATCATGAATGGTGGAATGGAAAAGGTTACCCGCAGGGGCTGAAAGAAGATGAAATCCCGCTGTTCTCGAGGATAGTTTCTATTGTTGATTCCTACGATGTGATCACGCATGAAAGGCCCTATAAACGGGCCATGGACCCCTATAGTGCACTTGTTGAAATCAATAAGTGCGCCGGCAAACAATTTGATCCGTATCTGGTTACTGTTTTTAACAAGATTATGCAGGAAGACCTTGTTGTGAATGATAGGTAA
- a CDS encoding LiaI-LiaF-like domain-containing protein, with translation MNKSGLFWGIILILTGGLLLIDNLGNWQIFSMEFLWPVLILILGLAFEFNYFSKKESPGLLVPGGILTVIGLLFIFETFTHWQFSGYTWPVYPLAVAVGLFQLYLFSGRPRGLLVPVFILTALACISFTGMFVTSIQRYIDLGLVVPILLILAGLILIIQRKKT, from the coding sequence ATGAACAAAAGCGGCTTATTTTGGGGAATCATTCTAATCCTTACAGGAGGCTTGCTGCTTATAGATAATCTTGGCAACTGGCAAATCTTCAGTATGGAATTTCTTTGGCCGGTATTGATCCTTATTCTCGGGCTTGCTTTTGAATTCAACTATTTCAGTAAGAAAGAAAGCCCCGGATTGCTAGTTCCCGGTGGTATCCTTACCGTTATTGGTCTGTTGTTCATCTTTGAGACTTTTACACACTGGCAATTTTCCGGATATACCTGGCCGGTCTATCCGCTGGCTGTTGCAGTCGGTCTATTTCAACTCTATTTATTTTCCGGACGCCCGCGCGGTCTGCTGGTGCCTGTTTTTATTCTAACCGCTCTAGCGTGCATATCCTTTACTGGGATGTTTGTAACGTCAATTCAGCGCTATATAGATCTAGGCCTGGTGGTCCCGATCCTGCTGATTCTGGCAGGTCTGATCCTGATCATCCAAAGGAAAAAAACATGA
- the aguB gene encoding N-carbamoylputrescine amidase, which translates to MRNVKVAATQMRCTSNVEENIAGAETLVREAAARGAQIILLQELFETPYFCQKEKSDFYLYAAELEDNQAVRHFRKIARELEIVLPISFYEKKNYARYNTIAVIDADGEILGKYRKSHIPDGPGYEEKFYFNPGDTGFKVWQTRYAKIGVGVCWDQWYPEAARCMTLMGAEILLYPTAIGSEPMDQAIDSKDHWQACMLGHAAANLIPVVASNRIGVEEEDDSKITFYGSSFIAGPQGNKIAEAGRNEEAVLIAEFDLDQLEVQRLEWGIFRDRRPDLYGRISSYDGELYLSK; encoded by the coding sequence ATGAGAAACGTCAAAGTGGCAGCAACCCAGATGCGCTGCACCAGTAACGTTGAAGAAAATATTGCGGGGGCGGAGACACTGGTCAGGGAGGCAGCAGCCCGGGGCGCGCAGATCATCCTATTGCAGGAGTTGTTCGAAACCCCGTATTTTTGTCAGAAAGAAAAATCGGATTTTTACCTTTATGCAGCAGAGCTAGAAGATAATCAAGCAGTCAGACATTTCCGGAAAATTGCCAGAGAGCTGGAGATCGTCCTGCCGATCAGTTTTTATGAGAAGAAAAACTACGCGCGCTATAATACGATTGCCGTGATTGATGCCGATGGTGAGATCCTCGGCAAATACAGAAAGAGTCATATCCCCGACGGGCCGGGCTATGAGGAAAAATTCTATTTTAACCCCGGTGATACAGGCTTTAAAGTCTGGCAAACGCGCTACGCCAAGATTGGAGTCGGCGTCTGTTGGGATCAATGGTACCCGGAAGCTGCCCGCTGCATGACCCTGATGGGGGCGGAGATCCTGTTATATCCGACAGCCATCGGTTCAGAACCGATGGATCAGGCGATCGATTCCAAAGACCATTGGCAGGCCTGCATGCTCGGCCATGCTGCCGCGAACCTGATCCCTGTGGTCGCATCCAACCGGATTGGTGTCGAGGAAGAGGATGATTCCAAAATCACCTTCTATGGTTCTTCTTTCATTGCCGGACCGCAGGGTAATAAGATAGCGGAGGCTGGACGAAACGAAGAAGCGGTTCTAATCGCGGAATTTGATCTGGACCAGCTCGAGGTTCAGCGGCTGGAGTGGGGGATCTTTAGAGACCGCCGGCCTGATCTATATGGAAGGATTTCTTCCTACGACGGGGAACTTTATTTATCAAAATAA
- a CDS encoding agmatine deiminase family protein, whose product MFPSDLKYRMPAEWARHERTFISWPVGASMCHPENYEAVCEGYTDIIRAIGEFEPVTVLVNPKERLLLEGRFRNRQIELLPLAHNDAWLRDNGPTFIVNDQGDIAGINWHFNAWGGKYPDWDLDNQVAPQILKHLGLKPFDAPLIMEGGSLHVDGEGTLLTTAECLLNPNRNPDLSREQITELLKKYLSIHKVIWLGKGLCGDETDGHVDNIACFASPGKILIQVCDDPCDPNYAITRENLAVLSRETDARGRTFEIIPIQQPPAVFADGKRLTLSYLNFYFVNGGIILPVFGGQAAETDALAIRTLSGIFPERRIRTINGMAIIGEGGNVHCTTQQMPAVNH is encoded by the coding sequence ATGTTTCCGAGCGATTTAAAATATAGAATGCCTGCGGAATGGGCCAGACACGAACGTACCTTTATTTCCTGGCCGGTCGGGGCATCAATGTGTCATCCGGAAAATTACGAGGCTGTTTGCGAGGGTTATACCGACATTATTCGAGCTATCGGGGAATTTGAACCCGTCACCGTATTGGTAAACCCCAAAGAACGATTGCTGCTCGAAGGCCGCTTTCGGAACAGGCAGATCGAGCTCCTGCCGTTGGCGCATAATGATGCCTGGCTTCGGGATAACGGGCCGACGTTTATCGTCAATGATCAGGGAGATATAGCCGGCATCAACTGGCACTTCAATGCCTGGGGCGGCAAATATCCGGACTGGGATCTGGACAACCAGGTCGCACCGCAAATATTGAAGCACCTCGGCCTGAAACCGTTTGATGCGCCGCTGATTATGGAAGGCGGCTCGTTGCACGTGGATGGAGAAGGTACACTCTTGACAACGGCCGAATGCCTGCTCAATCCGAACCGCAACCCTGATCTTTCCCGGGAGCAGATTACGGAACTATTGAAGAAATATTTGAGTATCCACAAAGTCATCTGGCTGGGAAAAGGCTTATGTGGAGATGAAACAGACGGACATGTCGACAATATCGCCTGTTTTGCTTCGCCTGGCAAAATCCTGATTCAGGTCTGTGATGACCCTTGCGATCCGAATTATGCGATTACCCGGGAAAACCTTGCGGTGTTAAGCCGAGAAACGGATGCCAGAGGAAGAACCTTTGAAATCATCCCAATACAGCAGCCTCCCGCCGTATTTGCCGACGGTAAACGCCTGACGCTGAGTTATCTGAACTTTTACTTTGTCAACGGCGGAATTATTTTACCTGTATTTGGCGGCCAGGCTGCCGAAACAGATGCCCTGGCTATTCGGACCCTGAGCGGGATCTTTCCAGAAAGACGGATCCGCACCATTAATGGAATGGCAATTATTGGGGAAGGCGGCAATGTTCACTGTACAACCCAGCAGATGCCTGCTGTAAACCATTGA